In a genomic window of Amycolatopsis japonica:
- a CDS encoding ABC transporter permease — MNPTYLKTEIVRTFRSTRFVLFAVAFPVLMFLLQANVFASGQMNIAGVIMVNMMAFGTFSAAMTSGAKLAIERSTGWQRQLRLTPLTGAGYLGGKALSAMLVALPSLLVVPLIGVLFEGVHLDAAGWLRLVLGCWLGAIPLVLLGLLLGQFGTPESMQPLNMIVMMGMGFLGGLWIPIDGMPSWMADVAQVTPTYWLIQLVRPVVTDHLTVSLPVALGVLAAWTAVLGALVIRRYRKDSARV, encoded by the coding sequence ATGAACCCGACCTATCTCAAGACCGAGATCGTCCGCACCTTCCGTTCCACCCGGTTCGTGCTCTTCGCCGTCGCGTTCCCGGTGCTGATGTTCCTGTTGCAGGCCAACGTTTTCGCCTCAGGCCAAATGAACATCGCAGGCGTGATCATGGTGAACATGATGGCCTTCGGCACCTTCTCCGCCGCGATGACGAGCGGTGCGAAACTGGCCATCGAGCGGTCCACGGGCTGGCAGCGCCAGTTGCGGCTGACCCCGCTGACCGGCGCCGGTTATCTCGGCGGCAAGGCCCTCTCGGCGATGCTCGTCGCGCTTCCGTCGTTGCTCGTCGTCCCGCTGATCGGCGTCCTGTTCGAAGGAGTCCACCTCGACGCCGCCGGCTGGCTGCGGCTGGTGCTCGGCTGCTGGCTCGGCGCGATCCCGCTGGTGCTGCTCGGCCTGCTGCTGGGCCAGTTCGGCACGCCGGAGTCGATGCAGCCGCTGAACATGATCGTCATGATGGGCATGGGTTTCCTGGGCGGCCTGTGGATCCCGATCGACGGGATGCCGTCGTGGATGGCCGACGTCGCCCAGGTGACGCCGACGTACTGGCTGATCCAGCTGGTCCGTCCGGTGGTCACCGACCATCTCACGGTGAGTCTTCCGGTCGCGCTCGGCGTGCTGGCGGCGTGGACCGCGGTCCTCGGGGCGCTGGTGATCAGGCGTTACCGTAAGGACAGTGCGCGGGTCTGA
- a CDS encoding ABC transporter ATP-binding protein: MREQDITAGAAVRLSGLRKHYGDVHAVDGVDLTIAPGEVVALLGPNGAGKSTTVDMILGLSVPDSGTVTVFGREPGDAVGDGMIGAMLQGGALVEDLTVAETVGMVAALHRKPMPVRDALRRAGIEDLANRRSTRLSGGQKQRVRFAVALVSDPDLLILDEPTAAMDVGTRREFWKSMYEYTNTGRTVLFATHYLEEAEEFADRVVLMRSGRIVADGSVAQVRALAGGRTIRAVVPAAAEPVIAGLPAVTGLELRGGRAAISSSDSDATLRALLAEIPEAHDIEIGAVGLEGAFLSLTTEATEETVR, translated from the coding sequence ATGCGAGAACAAGACATCACCGCGGGGGCGGCGGTACGGCTTTCCGGGCTGCGTAAGCACTATGGCGACGTCCATGCCGTCGACGGCGTGGACCTGACGATCGCGCCGGGTGAGGTGGTCGCGCTCCTCGGCCCCAACGGCGCGGGCAAATCCACCACCGTCGACATGATCCTGGGCCTGAGCGTGCCCGACAGCGGCACCGTGACCGTGTTCGGCCGCGAGCCGGGGGACGCGGTCGGCGACGGGATGATCGGCGCGATGCTGCAGGGCGGCGCGCTCGTCGAAGATCTCACGGTCGCCGAGACCGTCGGCATGGTCGCGGCGTTGCACCGCAAGCCGATGCCGGTGCGGGACGCGCTGCGCCGCGCCGGGATCGAGGATCTCGCGAACCGGCGCTCCACCAGGCTTTCCGGCGGGCAGAAGCAGCGCGTGCGGTTCGCCGTCGCGCTCGTGAGCGATCCCGATCTGCTGATCCTCGACGAGCCGACCGCCGCGATGGACGTCGGCACGCGCCGCGAGTTCTGGAAGTCCATGTACGAGTACACGAACACCGGCCGCACGGTCCTGTTCGCCACCCACTATCTCGAAGAGGCCGAAGAATTCGCCGACCGTGTCGTGCTGATGCGGTCGGGGCGGATCGTCGCGGACGGTTCGGTCGCGCAGGTCCGTGCGCTGGCAGGGGGACGCACGATCCGCGCGGTGGTGCCCGCGGCGGCGGAGCCGGTGATCGCGGGGCTGCCCGCGGTCACCGGGCTCGAACTCCGCGGCGGCCGCGCCGCGATCTCCAGTTCCGATTCCGACGCCACGCTGCGCGCGTTGCTGGCCGAAATCCCCGAAGCGCACGACATCGAGATCGGCGCCGTCGGCCTCGAAGGCGCGTTCCTGTCCCTGACCACCGAAGCCACCGAGGAAACCGTCCGATGA
- a CDS encoding glycine--tRNA ligase, whose product MPANTIETVVSLCKRRGFVFPCGEIYGGTKSAWDYGPLGVELKDNIKRQWWKTVVQSRDDVVGLDSSVILPRQVWVASGHLDVFTDPLIECLSCHKRFRADQLAEDFSARSGKEVSEDDLSEVPCPNCGTRGQYTAPRDFNMMLKTYLGPVESEEGVHYLRPETAQGIFINFLNVQTAARKKPPFGIGQIGKSFRNEITPGNFIFRTREFEQMEMEFFVEPGEDETWHQYWIDARTEWYKDLGIKADNLRLYEHPKEKLSHYSKRTVDIEYRFAFNAGQEWGELEGIANRTDFDLTTHSNHSGVDLSFFDQATKQRFRPFVIEPAAGVGRSMMAFLVDAYHEEEVPNAKGSTDTRAVLKLDYRLAPFKVAVLPLSRNADLTPKARDVAAALRKHWNVDFDDAGAIGRRYRRQDEIGTPYCVTVDFDSLNDHAVTVRERDTMAQERVAIDKLESYLAGRLIGA is encoded by the coding sequence GTGCCCGCCAACACCATTGAGACCGTCGTCAGCCTGTGCAAGCGTCGAGGCTTCGTTTTCCCGTGTGGAGAGATCTACGGCGGTACCAAGTCGGCGTGGGACTACGGGCCCCTCGGTGTCGAACTCAAGGACAACATCAAGCGCCAGTGGTGGAAGACCGTCGTGCAGAGCCGCGACGACGTCGTCGGCCTCGACTCGTCGGTGATCCTGCCCCGCCAGGTGTGGGTCGCGTCGGGTCACCTGGACGTGTTCACCGACCCGCTGATCGAGTGTCTCTCGTGCCACAAGCGGTTCCGCGCCGACCAGCTGGCCGAGGACTTCTCCGCCCGTTCGGGCAAGGAGGTGTCCGAGGACGACCTGTCCGAGGTGCCGTGCCCGAACTGCGGTACCCGCGGGCAGTACACCGCGCCGCGTGACTTCAACATGATGCTCAAGACCTACCTCGGCCCGGTCGAGTCCGAGGAAGGCGTGCACTACCTCCGCCCGGAGACCGCGCAGGGCATCTTCATCAACTTCCTCAACGTGCAGACCGCGGCGCGCAAGAAGCCGCCGTTCGGCATCGGCCAGATCGGCAAGTCGTTCCGCAACGAGATCACGCCGGGCAACTTCATCTTCCGCACGCGCGAGTTCGAGCAGATGGAGATGGAGTTCTTCGTCGAGCCGGGCGAGGACGAGACCTGGCACCAGTACTGGATCGACGCGCGCACCGAGTGGTACAAGGACCTCGGCATCAAGGCGGACAACCTCCGCCTTTACGAGCACCCGAAGGAAAAGCTCTCCCACTACTCGAAGCGCACCGTCGACATCGAGTACCGCTTCGCGTTCAACGCGGGCCAGGAATGGGGCGAGCTCGAAGGCATCGCGAACCGCACCGACTTCGACCTCACGACGCACTCGAACCACTCCGGGGTGGACCTGTCGTTCTTCGACCAGGCCACGAAGCAGCGGTTCCGCCCGTTCGTCATCGAGCCCGCGGCCGGTGTCGGCCGGTCGATGATGGCGTTCCTCGTCGACGCGTACCACGAGGAAGAGGTGCCGAACGCCAAGGGCAGCACCGACACCCGCGCGGTGCTCAAGCTGGACTACCGGCTCGCGCCGTTCAAGGTCGCCGTCCTCCCGTTGTCCCGCAACGCCGATCTCACGCCGAAGGCGCGCGACGTCGCGGCGGCGCTGCGCAAGCACTGGAACGTCGACTTCGACGACGCCGGCGCGATCGGCCGCCGCTACCGGCGCCAGGACGAGATCGGGACGCCGTACTGCGTCACCGTCGACTTCGACTCGCTCAACGACCACGCGGTGACCGTGCGGGAGCGCGACACCATGGCGCAGGAGCGGGTCGCGATCGACAAGCTCGAGTCGTACCTGGCGGGCCGGCTGATCGGCGCCTGA
- a CDS encoding class F sortase produces MVGQFDDGTASEEQPKKRSSLGLILIGAAIFVVAAVVAVLVFTGKSDPVVAAAQDQTATSAEQTPRPPADTGQAPGTVKLPGGGTAKLIRKELTADGTLPIPEGLDEATWWGAKLGADQGASLLSGHVNWKGKKGPFDELWRLKTGQEVNVVDTDGGKWVYKIGEVVTVHKTKLAEQSEKLFGPDGPHRLVLVTCGGEYVGGTDGYEDNRIVTASLVSRP; encoded by the coding sequence ATGGTGGGACAGTTCGACGACGGTACGGCGAGCGAGGAGCAGCCGAAGAAGCGCTCCAGCCTGGGGTTGATCCTCATCGGTGCCGCGATCTTCGTGGTGGCGGCCGTGGTCGCGGTGCTGGTTTTCACTGGAAAGAGTGATCCTGTCGTCGCGGCCGCGCAGGACCAGACGGCCACCTCGGCGGAGCAGACACCCCGACCGCCCGCCGACACGGGCCAGGCGCCCGGCACGGTCAAACTCCCCGGCGGCGGCACGGCGAAACTGATCCGCAAGGAACTGACCGCGGACGGGACCCTCCCCATCCCCGAGGGACTCGACGAAGCCACCTGGTGGGGCGCGAAACTGGGCGCCGACCAGGGCGCTTCCCTGCTTTCCGGGCATGTGAACTGGAAGGGTAAGAAGGGCCCGTTCGACGAATTGTGGCGGCTCAAGACCGGCCAGGAGGTCAACGTCGTCGACACCGACGGCGGCAAGTGGGTGTACAAGATCGGCGAGGTCGTCACCGTGCACAAGACGAAGCTCGCCGAACAGTCGGAGAAGCTGTTCGGGCCGGACGGGCCGCACCGGCTGGTGCTGGTCACGTGCGGTGGCGAGTACGTCGGCGGGACCGACGGTTACGAGGACAACCGCATCGTCACCGCCTCGTTGGTCAGCAGGCCCTGA